In the genome of Hymenobacter taeanensis, one region contains:
- a CDS encoding glycosyltransferase family 1 protein encodes MSLSPPAESPVRASALSPSTKNSASAENLPYALPDLVCFAHLHWDFVWQRPQHLLSRFAQHGRVFYVEEAFYHADDLIEPHMEVKERQNGVNVLVVHLPARLRGQDDAADQAQEKVLTSYFREQHIEKYIFWYYTPMALGKSRSFQPILTVYDCMDELAAFKFAPPALREREQELFKKAALVFTGGHTLYEAKSQQHNDAHPFPSSIDKAHFAQARQPQPDPADQAGIAHPRVGFFGVVDERLDIELLRQLADAHPEWQFVIIGPVVKIDPATLPRQQNVHYLGGKDYQELPSYLSGWDVATLLFADNESTKFISPTKTPEYLAAGRPVVSTPIRDVVRPYGELNLVQIAATADEFGQAIEKALIQTQDADWRQRTDDYLATISWDQTWEQMVQLMQQKLTPAASKPHTAALS; translated from the coding sequence ATGTCGCTGTCTCCACCAGCGGAGTCGCCCGTGCGTGCCTCTGCCCTCTCTCCCTCAACCAAAAACTCTGCTTCTGCCGAAAACCTACCCTATGCCCTGCCTGATTTAGTGTGCTTTGCCCATTTGCATTGGGACTTTGTGTGGCAGCGCCCCCAGCATCTTCTCTCTCGTTTTGCGCAGCATGGCCGCGTGTTCTACGTTGAAGAAGCATTTTACCATGCCGATGACCTCATTGAGCCTCATATGGAGGTAAAGGAGCGGCAGAATGGGGTTAACGTATTAGTAGTACACCTGCCGGCCCGCCTGCGCGGCCAAGATGATGCCGCCGACCAAGCCCAGGAGAAAGTACTAACCAGCTACTTCCGGGAACAGCATATTGAAAAGTACATCTTCTGGTATTATACCCCCATGGCGCTGGGCAAATCACGCTCCTTCCAGCCCATCCTGACGGTGTATGACTGCATGGATGAGTTGGCCGCCTTTAAGTTTGCACCCCCTGCTCTGCGGGAGCGGGAGCAGGAGCTGTTCAAAAAAGCAGCACTGGTATTTACCGGCGGCCACACGCTCTACGAGGCCAAAAGCCAGCAGCATAACGATGCGCACCCTTTCCCCAGCAGCATCGACAAGGCCCACTTTGCTCAGGCCCGGCAGCCACAGCCCGACCCCGCCGACCAAGCCGGAATTGCTCACCCCCGCGTGGGTTTCTTTGGCGTAGTAGATGAGCGCCTGGATATTGAGCTGCTCCGCCAGCTAGCCGATGCCCACCCTGAGTGGCAGTTTGTGATTATTGGCCCCGTAGTGAAGATTGACCCAGCCACGCTGCCCCGTCAGCAGAACGTGCATTACCTCGGTGGCAAAGACTACCAGGAACTGCCTTCCTACTTAAGTGGTTGGGATGTAGCAACGTTGCTCTTTGCTGATAATGAGAGCACGAAGTTTATCTCGCCCACTAAAACTCCCGAATACCTGGCCGCCGGACGGCCAGTCGTGAGCACCCCGATCCGAGATGTGGTTCGGCCCTACGGCGAGTTGAACCTTGTACAGATTGCCGCTACGGCGGATGAATTTGGGCAGGCCATTGAAAAGGCGCTGATCCAGACCCAGGACGCCGACTGGCGCCAACGCACCGACGATTACCTGGCTACTATCTCTTGGGACCAGACCTGGGAACAGATGGTACAGCTGATGCAGCAGAAGCTTACGCCGGCTGCCAGCAAACCGCATACCGCAGCACTCTCTTAG
- a CDS encoding GNAT family N-acetyltransferase, translating into MLSSNLVFLRPLEAEDLEFLYALENDPAVWGVSDMLVPISRYTLRQYLEHASADFQEVRQLRLVLCRQDTQAAVGTVDVFDYSPLHQRASVGITVLGQHRRQGYGRAALDLLVLYAHQVLQLHQMYCTIAVTNRASIRLFKAAGFKKIGVRREWLRTPSGWQDVVEMQHLLVN; encoded by the coding sequence ATGCTCTCCTCCAACCTCGTTTTTCTCCGCCCCCTCGAAGCCGAAGACCTTGAGTTTCTTTATGCGCTGGAAAACGACCCCGCAGTATGGGGAGTGTCGGATATGCTGGTGCCAATTTCCCGCTACACACTACGGCAGTATTTGGAGCACGCTAGCGCAGATTTTCAGGAAGTACGGCAGCTTAGATTAGTACTATGTCGGCAAGATACCCAAGCAGCCGTTGGTACCGTAGATGTTTTTGATTATTCGCCCCTGCACCAGCGGGCCAGCGTGGGTATTACGGTGCTAGGCCAGCACCGCCGCCAGGGGTACGGGCGTGCTGCATTGGATTTGTTAGTGCTCTATGCTCATCAGGTGCTTCAATTACACCAGATGTATTGTACTATAGCTGTAACAAATCGGGCTAGTATCAGGCTGTTTAAAGCAGCAGGTTTCAAGAAGATTGGAGTACGCCGGGAGTGGTTGCGCACCCCCAGTGGCTGGCAAGATGTAGTGGAGATGCAACACCTTCTGGTAAACTGA
- a CDS encoding aldo/keto reductase, with the protein MKYNLLGNTGLKVSELCLGTMTYGGKGWAAAIGSLDQQAVDEQVKRAVEAGINFIDTANVYSEGLSEELTGQAIHNLGLSRHDIVLATKVRGKMGEGPNDAGLTRKHIFQQVEDSLRRLKTDYIDLYQTHSYDPLTPLEETLRALDDLVRSGKVRYIGASNVAAWQLMKALSYSIYNHVEKYVSLQAYYTIAGRDLERELVPLLQDQKVGLMVWSPLAGGFLSGKYTRENETEEGARRANFDFPPVDKEKGFDIVDALRPLAEAKGVSVAQTALAWLLHQPVVTSVIIGAKKMEQLEDNLKAVDVQFSPEELQQLDDVSKLSPEYPGWMLDFTKGDRQA; encoded by the coding sequence ATGAAATACAACCTGCTAGGTAACACAGGCCTGAAAGTATCAGAATTGTGCCTGGGCACCATGACCTACGGAGGCAAAGGCTGGGCAGCCGCTATTGGCTCGCTGGATCAGCAAGCCGTAGACGAGCAAGTAAAGCGCGCCGTAGAGGCGGGTATCAACTTCATTGACACGGCCAACGTGTACTCCGAAGGCTTATCGGAAGAACTCACCGGCCAAGCCATTCACAACTTAGGCCTCTCGCGCCATGATATTGTGCTAGCCACCAAAGTACGGGGCAAAATGGGTGAAGGCCCCAATGATGCCGGCCTCACGCGCAAGCACATCTTCCAGCAGGTAGAGGATAGCCTGCGCCGCCTGAAAACCGATTACATCGACCTCTATCAAACCCACAGCTACGACCCGCTCACGCCCCTGGAGGAAACCCTACGCGCCCTCGACGACCTGGTGCGCAGCGGCAAGGTGCGTTACATTGGCGCCAGCAACGTGGCGGCTTGGCAGCTGATGAAAGCTCTCAGCTACTCAATCTACAACCACGTGGAGAAATATGTGTCGCTGCAGGCCTACTACACCATTGCCGGCCGCGACCTAGAGCGGGAGTTGGTGCCCCTGCTGCAAGATCAGAAAGTGGGCCTAATGGTGTGGAGCCCACTGGCCGGCGGTTTCCTTAGTGGCAAATACACCCGCGAGAACGAAACGGAAGAGGGTGCCCGCCGTGCCAACTTTGACTTTCCGCCCGTGGATAAAGAAAAGGGCTTTGATATAGTGGATGCGTTGCGCCCCCTAGCCGAAGCTAAAGGCGTTTCAGTAGCGCAAACCGCACTGGCGTGGCTGCTACATCAGCCGGTAGTTACTAGTGTAATTATCGGGGCCAAAAAGATGGAGCAACTCGAAGACAACCTCAAAGCCGTGGACGTGCAGTTTTCGCCCGAGGAGCTTCAGCAGCTGGATGACGTAAGCAAGCTGTCTCCCGAATATCCCGGCTGGATGCTGGACTTCACCAAAGGCGACCGACAGGCCTAG
- a CDS encoding DUF6756 family protein, protein MWSDLRVEIEQARQRLRLPKQEFAPLPFTTEWASLEERIYHAFCRLNHPTVRPCWLWERLRPGAVGLVCEYDPLTQLTSLVDPEEIVWLVLNETVSFRDKFWFYWGTPHAIHSVLAECYYLDEVYLISKKYTWLLCLNHHDALYGIGSPIQERLLARGAKSLS, encoded by the coding sequence ATGTGGTCCGACCTACGTGTTGAAATTGAGCAGGCCCGCCAACGGCTGCGGTTACCCAAGCAAGAATTTGCGCCTTTGCCCTTCACCACTGAGTGGGCCAGCTTGGAAGAGCGGATTTATCACGCGTTTTGCCGCTTAAATCACCCCACAGTTCGCCCTTGCTGGTTGTGGGAGCGCTTGCGGCCAGGAGCAGTGGGGTTAGTGTGTGAATACGATCCGCTTACACAACTGACTTCTTTAGTCGACCCGGAAGAAATCGTCTGGCTAGTGCTCAACGAAACGGTCAGCTTTAGAGACAAATTCTGGTTCTACTGGGGAACACCCCACGCTATCCACAGTGTACTGGCCGAGTGCTACTATCTAGACGAAGTCTATCTGATTTCGAAGAAGTACACGTGGTTGCTATGCTTAAACCATCACGACGCGCTCTACGGCATTGGCTCTCCCATACAGGAAAGACTCTTAGCTCGCGGAGCTAAGAGTCTTTCCTAA
- the dapF gene encoding diaminopimelate epimerase, with the protein MTLTFYKYQGTGNDFVMVDDRAQQFDAGNHQLVRFLCDRRRGVGADGLILLRLHAQYDFEMVYFNADGYLGSMCGNGGRCTVAFARQIGVIENETKFLAADGPHEARIDADGTVHLRMQDVLGQQEVEEYGVFLDTGSPHLVRFQPMSTLAELNVYSEGRAIRYNDRFREKGTNINFVEAPVVPGQPWQVRTYERGVEDETLSCGTGVTAVALAASRRGATSPVHLRTPGGDLRVAFDAKPDGSFTNIFLSGPATRVFDGAIEV; encoded by the coding sequence GTGACTCTCACCTTCTACAAATACCAAGGCACCGGCAACGACTTCGTGATGGTGGACGACCGCGCCCAGCAGTTCGACGCCGGCAACCACCAGCTGGTGCGCTTTCTCTGCGACCGGCGCCGTGGCGTAGGGGCCGATGGCCTGATTCTGCTCCGCCTGCACGCGCAGTATGATTTTGAGATGGTGTACTTCAATGCCGATGGCTATTTGGGCTCCATGTGCGGCAATGGCGGCCGGTGCACCGTGGCTTTCGCCCGGCAGATTGGCGTAATTGAAAATGAAACCAAGTTCCTGGCTGCCGATGGTCCGCACGAGGCCCGTATTGACGCCGATGGCACCGTACACCTACGCATGCAGGACGTGCTGGGCCAGCAGGAAGTAGAGGAGTACGGCGTGTTCCTCGACACGGGCTCGCCCCACCTGGTACGCTTTCAGCCCATGAGTACTCTGGCCGAACTGAACGTGTACAGCGAAGGCCGCGCCATTCGTTACAACGACCGGTTCCGGGAGAAAGGCACCAACATCAACTTCGTGGAAGCGCCCGTCGTGCCCGGCCAGCCCTGGCAGGTGCGCACCTATGAGCGCGGCGTAGAAGACGAAACCCTGAGCTGCGGCACTGGCGTAACGGCCGTGGCCCTGGCTGCTTCCCGCCGCGGCGCCACCAGCCCCGTGCACCTGCGCACCCCCGGCGGCGACCTGCGCGTAGCCTTCGATGCCAAACCCGACGGCTCATTCACCAACATCTTCCTAAGCGGCCCCGCCACCCGCGTCTTCGACGGTGCTATCGAGGTGTGA
- a CDS encoding class I SAM-dependent methyltransferase → MYTFLTTSPWADYELLDAGNFEKLERFGKHILARPEPQAIWDPHLAQSEWQRAHATFTREKGSQERGQWKIKPGTPEQWVIGYERPDGLKLRFRLGLSSFKHVGLFPEQDPNWQFIYNQTRQRKAAQPRVLNLFAYTGAATLAARAAGADVTHLDSVKQVNFWARDNMEASNLDGVRWLVEDAMKYVRREVKRGSKYQGLILDPPAYGRGPNGEKWQLEDELNEMLKLCKELLDPEDHFFLINLYSLGFSALILDNLVSEIFPGMQQKREIGEIYLHDAGARKLPLGTFCRFAT, encoded by the coding sequence ATGTACACTTTCCTTACTACCAGCCCCTGGGCCGATTACGAGCTACTCGATGCCGGCAACTTTGAAAAGCTGGAGCGCTTTGGTAAACATATTCTGGCCCGGCCCGAGCCGCAGGCTATCTGGGACCCGCACCTGGCGCAAAGCGAGTGGCAGCGCGCCCATGCCACCTTCACCCGCGAGAAAGGCAGCCAGGAGCGCGGCCAGTGGAAGATAAAGCCTGGCACGCCCGAGCAATGGGTTATTGGCTATGAGCGTCCTGATGGCCTAAAGCTGCGGTTTCGGCTGGGGTTGTCGTCGTTTAAGCACGTAGGCCTGTTCCCGGAGCAAGATCCCAACTGGCAGTTCATCTACAACCAAACCCGCCAGCGCAAAGCCGCTCAGCCGCGGGTGCTGAACCTGTTTGCCTACACTGGCGCCGCCACGCTGGCCGCCCGCGCCGCCGGCGCCGACGTTACTCACCTCGACTCCGTGAAGCAGGTGAACTTTTGGGCCCGCGACAATATGGAGGCCTCTAACCTGGATGGGGTGCGCTGGCTGGTGGAAGATGCCATGAAGTACGTGCGGCGCGAGGTAAAGCGCGGCAGCAAGTACCAGGGCCTCATTCTCGACCCGCCCGCCTACGGCCGCGGCCCCAACGGGGAGAAATGGCAGCTGGAAGATGAGCTCAACGAGATGCTCAAGCTCTGCAAAGAGCTCCTCGACCCCGAGGACCACTTCTTCCTGATCAACCTATACTCGCTGGGTTTCTCAGCCCTGATTCTCGACAATCTAGTATCGGAAATTTTCCCCGGCATGCAGCAGAAGCGCGAAATTGGGGAGATATACCTGCACGACGCCGGTGCGCGCAAACTGCCGCTCGGCACGTTTTGCCGGTTTGCTACCTGA
- a CDS encoding Ppx/GppA phosphatase family protein: MSQHPPRHRRLALIDMGTNTFHLLIVELPEPKHQEPITLLRTKVGVRLGEGGISADHIAPEAYARALQTLIGFKEEIELHQVTEVRATATSAMRVAKNGPELVKEIFEQTGIRVEVIPGDREAELIAKGIRQAVPLGQVPHLLMDIGGGSVEFIIADEHATFWKQSFEIGAQRLLDKFFTADPLPASAVQAQQAYLAEVLAPLTTAIAQYHPAALVGASGTFDTLCDLQAARAGQPELVGHAAPATRISFESFRTSYEQLLHLDHAGRLSLPGMTPLRADMIVVACVLIDFVLTTYGLRTITASAYALKEGLLSELLSQ, translated from the coding sequence GTGTCACAGCACCCTCCCCGCCACCGTCGTCTGGCCCTGATTGACATGGGCACCAACACCTTCCACCTGCTGATTGTGGAGTTGCCCGAGCCCAAGCACCAGGAGCCCATTACGCTGTTGCGCACCAAAGTAGGGGTGCGCCTGGGAGAGGGCGGCATCAGTGCCGACCACATTGCACCGGAGGCTTACGCGCGGGCGCTCCAGACGCTGATTGGCTTTAAGGAGGAAATTGAGCTGCACCAGGTTACGGAAGTACGTGCTACTGCCACCAGCGCCATGCGCGTAGCCAAAAACGGACCGGAGCTGGTGAAGGAGATCTTTGAGCAGACGGGTATTCGGGTGGAGGTTATTCCCGGCGACCGGGAGGCGGAGCTGATAGCCAAAGGCATCCGGCAGGCAGTGCCGCTAGGCCAGGTGCCGCATCTGCTCATGGATATTGGGGGCGGCTCCGTGGAGTTTATCATTGCTGATGAGCATGCCACCTTCTGGAAGCAGAGCTTTGAAATTGGGGCGCAGCGCCTGCTTGATAAGTTTTTCACCGCCGATCCATTGCCCGCTTCCGCCGTGCAGGCCCAGCAGGCCTACCTTGCGGAGGTGCTCGCGCCTCTAACGACAGCTATAGCCCAGTACCACCCCGCGGCGCTGGTGGGCGCTTCCGGCACTTTCGATACGCTCTGCGACCTGCAAGCCGCCAGGGCCGGCCAGCCGGAGCTGGTGGGCCACGCCGCCCCGGCCACCCGTATTTCCTTTGAGAGCTTCCGCACCAGCTACGAGCAGCTCCTGCACCTAGACCATGCTGGCCGCCTGAGCCTCCCCGGCATGACGCCGTTGCGGGCCGATATGATTGTGGTGGCTTGTGTGCTGATTGATTTCGTGCTGACAACGTATGGACTCCGCACCATCACGGCCTCTGCTTACGCTCTGAAGGAAGGCCTGCTGAGTGAGCTGCTAAGCCAGTAA
- a CDS encoding Ldh family oxidoreductase, with the protein MATTLSYTHLFSFTEAVFKSIGCPDEDATLATETLLAADLRGIDSHGVARLIGYVRLWEAGRINPTPRVGVTYETPSTAVVDGDGGLGLVVGPKAMDVAIEKARQVGTGWVSVKNSNHFGIAGYHAMKALAHDMMGIAMTNASPLVAPTYSLERLLGTNPIAVAVPAGDQPDFVLDMATTTAANGKLEIAQRKNLPIPEGWAQNADGTGSTDPNAVKNGGALLPLGGATGSHKGYGLGAVVDIFSAVLSGANYGPWVPPFVAFLQPSANPVGQGLGHFFGAMRVDAFRPAAEFKAHMDNWITTFRNARATEGQHVLIPGDPEREMSGKRLIEGIPLLDPVIKDLESVGAKFGVKL; encoded by the coding sequence ATGGCAACTACGCTTTCCTATACCCACCTTTTCAGCTTTACGGAAGCCGTTTTTAAAAGCATTGGCTGCCCCGATGAGGACGCCACGCTGGCTACCGAAACCCTGCTGGCCGCTGACCTGCGCGGCATCGACTCTCACGGCGTAGCGCGCCTCATTGGCTACGTGCGGCTCTGGGAAGCCGGCCGCATCAACCCCACGCCCCGGGTAGGCGTGACCTATGAAACGCCCAGCACTGCTGTGGTAGATGGCGATGGTGGCCTAGGCCTGGTAGTAGGACCTAAAGCCATGGATGTAGCCATTGAGAAAGCCCGGCAAGTAGGTACCGGGTGGGTATCAGTGAAAAACTCCAACCACTTCGGTATTGCGGGCTACCACGCTATGAAGGCCCTGGCCCACGATATGATGGGCATTGCCATGACCAATGCTTCGCCGCTGGTGGCACCCACCTACTCTCTGGAACGCCTGCTGGGCACCAACCCCATTGCCGTAGCCGTGCCCGCCGGCGACCAGCCCGACTTTGTGCTTGATATGGCTACCACCACGGCCGCCAACGGCAAGCTGGAAATTGCCCAGCGCAAGAACTTACCCATTCCGGAAGGTTGGGCCCAAAACGCCGACGGTACGGGCTCAACCGACCCCAACGCCGTGAAAAATGGCGGCGCACTGTTGCCGCTGGGCGGGGCTACCGGCTCGCACAAAGGCTACGGCCTGGGTGCAGTGGTTGATATTTTCTCGGCAGTACTGAGCGGTGCCAATTACGGCCCCTGGGTACCGCCCTTCGTGGCGTTTCTGCAGCCGTCCGCCAATCCGGTTGGGCAAGGCCTAGGCCACTTCTTCGGAGCCATGCGCGTAGATGCCTTCCGGCCCGCCGCCGAGTTTAAGGCCCACATGGATAACTGGATTACCACCTTCCGCAATGCCCGCGCCACTGAAGGCCAGCACGTGCTGATTCCCGGCGACCCGGAGCGCGAAATGAGCGGTAAGCGCCTGATTGAAGGCATCCCGCTGCTCGACCCAGTAATCAAGGATCTGGAATCAGTAGGAGCAAAGTTTGGCGTGAAGCTGTAA
- a CDS encoding murein L,D-transpeptidase catalytic domain family protein — MEKKSVVSRQRLKRRARRMARRVLPFVASLFLATPLAAPIARTQAATPKIAVRRVAAPTPTKEALYDQRLRDVYQDLGLTQQGLRYEVFEKAMTGYLNLEDEGKLTNDKQFLTVVDFSLPSTEKRLWVLDLAAKQVKFHTLVAHGHNSGENMATNFSNENESNMSSLGFYVTKGEYTGKHGRSLKLQGVDEGYNTNALKRSVVMHGADYVSEDFIKQYGRLGRSLGCPALPMAEKDAIIEAVNGGTCLFFNGPDQQYSSKYLNEDIAIQRLLNDTQMI, encoded by the coding sequence ATGGAAAAGAAGAGTGTAGTAAGTCGTCAGCGCCTTAAGCGCCGGGCCCGCCGAATGGCACGTCGGGTACTCCCGTTTGTGGCTTCGCTGTTCTTGGCTACGCCCCTGGCGGCTCCTATTGCCCGCACGCAGGCCGCTACGCCTAAAATAGCGGTGCGCCGGGTAGCTGCCCCCACGCCTACGAAAGAGGCATTATATGATCAGCGTCTGCGTGATGTGTACCAAGACCTGGGCCTGACCCAGCAGGGCTTGCGTTACGAGGTGTTTGAGAAGGCCATGACCGGGTACCTCAACCTCGAAGATGAAGGCAAGCTTACTAACGACAAGCAGTTTCTGACCGTGGTTGACTTTAGCCTGCCTTCCACCGAAAAGCGCCTTTGGGTGCTGGATTTGGCGGCCAAGCAAGTAAAGTTTCATACGCTGGTGGCCCACGGCCATAACTCCGGCGAAAACATGGCGACTAACTTCTCCAACGAGAACGAGTCGAACATGAGCAGTCTGGGTTTTTACGTTACTAAAGGTGAGTATACCGGCAAGCACGGCCGCTCCCTGAAGTTGCAGGGCGTAGATGAAGGCTATAATACAAATGCCCTGAAACGCTCCGTAGTGATGCACGGCGCCGATTACGTTAGCGAAGATTTCATTAAGCAATACGGCCGCCTGGGGCGTAGCCTAGGCTGCCCGGCCCTGCCCATGGCTGAAAAAGACGCCATTATTGAAGCCGTAAACGGTGGCACCTGCTTATTCTTTAACGGACCCGACCAGCAGTACTCTTCTAAGTACCTAAATGAAGACATTGCCATTCAGCGCCTGCTAAACGACACCCAGATGATTTAA
- a CDS encoding murein L,D-transpeptidase catalytic domain family protein produces MNQLLRLLSMPRVAARPLHMAAVLSLVGLLPSCQTSVGETSNAYAASKRTVEAATPLGSMSTTAELPDSLRLTPLALLPGVPDSLHQQIQALHASLGPNAAELRLEVLERACVGYLNLRKKGRVSKPGVLAVADMDMPSSAKRLWVLDLKAGKVLQRSHVAHGEGSGYLRARRFSNVMRSECTALGFYRTQDTYQGKHGLSRRLRGLDVGQNDNALHRYVVLHAADYVSKRYIERHGQVGYSRGCPALPPDQYRAIINAVGEGGCLYVGGPGLKSKWLDATIAAQQLAASGWR; encoded by the coding sequence ATGAATCAACTATTACGCTTGCTATCAATGCCTCGGGTGGCTGCTAGGCCACTACACATGGCCGCTGTGCTAAGCCTAGTTGGGCTGCTGCCTTCCTGCCAGACCTCCGTGGGCGAAACCAGCAACGCTTATGCAGCCAGCAAGCGGACGGTAGAAGCAGCTACGCCTCTCGGTTCAATGAGTACTACGGCAGAGCTGCCGGATTCTTTGCGCCTCACGCCGCTGGCATTGTTACCGGGCGTTCCAGATTCACTGCACCAGCAAATTCAGGCCCTGCACGCCAGCTTAGGCCCCAACGCCGCTGAACTCCGCCTAGAAGTGTTGGAACGGGCTTGTGTGGGCTACCTTAACCTGCGAAAAAAAGGCCGCGTGAGTAAGCCCGGGGTTTTGGCGGTTGCCGATATGGATATGCCCTCCTCCGCAAAACGCCTGTGGGTGCTAGACTTGAAGGCCGGCAAGGTGCTTCAGCGCAGCCACGTAGCGCATGGGGAGGGCTCAGGCTACCTGCGGGCACGGCGGTTTTCCAACGTGATGCGCTCAGAATGCACCGCTCTGGGTTTCTACCGCACCCAGGATACTTACCAGGGGAAACATGGCCTCTCGCGTCGTCTCCGTGGCCTCGATGTAGGCCAGAACGATAACGCCCTGCACCGTTACGTGGTCCTGCACGCCGCCGACTACGTGAGCAAGCGATATATAGAACGGCATGGGCAAGTAGGCTACAGCCGCGGCTGCCCGGCGCTACCGCCTGATCAATACCGGGCCATCATTAACGCGGTAGGAGAGGGGGGCTGTCTGTATGTGGGTGGGCCCGGCCTGAAGTCAAAATGGCTGGATGCTACTATTGCGGCCCAGCAATTAGCGGCCAGTGGGTGGCGGTAA
- the hscA gene encoding Fe-S protein assembly chaperone HscA, with product MAKVAINLSTGSLQQEEIIVGIDLGTTNSLVAYIHPDTRQPLAINDQGRGTIVPSVVHFPQGGEDPIVGTDAKSYLLTDPQNTIYSVKRLLGKSYQDLGQHASDLGYKVIDDNSEGMVKIRVGDKFYSPIELSAEILKELRTRAEHALKTPVNKAVITVPAYFNDSQRQATRDAGRLAGLEVLRIVNEPTAAALAYGVGLSPDEEKTVAVYDLGGGTFDVSILRIQQGIFEVLSTNGDTYLGGDDIDRAIIEYWSGEYQLATVLFQNSGAQQELRLLAESAKKHLSQNEEFAAEFGGTVLPLTKAKFNELIAPLVERTLVSCRQAMADAKLTPQDLNAVLLVGGSTRVPLVYDSVSEYFQQPANNSLNPDEVVALGAAIQADILGGNRRDVLLLDVTPLTLGIETLGGLMDPIIPRNSKIPTKAGRQYTTSVDGQVNLKISVYQGERDLVKENRKLAEFDLRGIPAMPAGLPKVDVNFILNADGILKVEAIELRSNTRQAVEIKPQYGLTDEQVEQMLMDSMTHAREDIAARMVIEARTVAEQMLYQVERFVSKNGQHLTAEETSQTTAGVEKLKAALATQEKDTILKAVDELEELTRPFAERVMNISISQAMAGKKIE from the coding sequence ATGGCTAAAGTCGCAATTAACCTGTCCACCGGCAGCCTCCAACAGGAAGAAATCATTGTGGGTATTGACTTGGGCACTACCAACTCCCTGGTGGCCTACATTCACCCCGATACACGCCAGCCCCTGGCCATCAACGACCAGGGCCGCGGTACCATTGTACCCTCGGTGGTACACTTCCCCCAAGGCGGCGAAGACCCCATTGTGGGCACTGATGCCAAGAGCTACCTGCTTACTGACCCGCAGAACACCATTTACTCGGTGAAGCGCCTGCTGGGTAAGTCGTACCAGGATCTAGGGCAGCACGCCTCTGATTTAGGGTATAAGGTTATCGACGATAATTCCGAAGGCATGGTGAAGATTCGGGTGGGTGATAAATTCTACTCCCCCATTGAGCTGTCGGCCGAGATTCTGAAGGAGCTTAGAACCCGCGCGGAGCACGCGCTAAAAACACCCGTGAACAAGGCCGTAATTACGGTACCTGCTTACTTCAACGACTCCCAGCGCCAGGCCACCCGCGATGCCGGCCGCCTAGCGGGCCTGGAGGTGCTGCGCATTGTGAACGAGCCCACCGCCGCCGCTTTGGCCTACGGCGTAGGCCTATCGCCGGATGAGGAGAAGACCGTAGCCGTGTATGATCTAGGCGGTGGCACCTTCGACGTGAGCATTCTGCGCATTCAGCAGGGCATCTTCGAAGTGCTGAGCACCAACGGCGACACCTACCTGGGCGGCGACGATATTGACCGCGCCATCATTGAGTACTGGAGTGGCGAGTATCAGCTGGCTACAGTGCTCTTTCAGAACAGCGGGGCCCAGCAGGAGCTCCGCTTGCTGGCTGAATCGGCTAAGAAGCATCTGAGCCAAAACGAGGAGTTTGCCGCGGAGTTTGGGGGCACCGTGCTTCCGCTCACTAAAGCTAAGTTTAATGAGTTGATTGCGCCGTTGGTTGAGCGCACGCTAGTATCGTGCCGCCAGGCAATGGCCGATGCTAAGCTCACACCCCAGGATTTGAACGCTGTGCTGCTGGTAGGTGGCTCTACCCGCGTGCCGCTGGTGTATGACTCGGTATCAGAATATTTCCAGCAGCCTGCCAACAATTCCCTCAACCCCGATGAAGTAGTGGCCCTGGGTGCCGCCATTCAGGCCGACATTCTGGGTGGTAACCGCCGCGACGTATTACTGCTTGACGTGACGCCGCTCACGCTGGGTATCGAAACGCTGGGCGGCCTGATGGACCCCATCATCCCGCGTAACTCCAAGATCCCGACCAAAGCCGGCCGGCAGTACACTACCTCCGTTGATGGACAGGTGAACCTGAAAATTTCCGTGTATCAGGGTGAGCGGGACTTGGTGAAGGAAAACCGCAAACTAGCCGAGTTTGACCTGCGCGGTATCCCGGCCATGCCGGCGGGCCTGCCGAAGGTTGACGTAAACTTTATCCTGAACGCCGATGGCATTCTAAAAGTAGAGGCCATTGAGCTGCGTTCTAACACTCGCCAGGCGGTAGAAATCAAACCCCAGTACGGCCTCACTGATGAGCAGGTGGAGCAGATGCTAATGGACTCCATGACCCACGCCCGCGAGGATATTGCGGCCCGCATGGTGATTGAAGCCCGTACCGTAGCCGAGCAAATGCTTTACCAAGTAGAGCGCTTTGTCAGCAAAAACGGCCAGCACCTCACCGCCGAGGAAACCAGCCAAACCACTGCTGGCGTGGAGAAACTCAAAGCCGCCCTTGCCACCCAGGAGAAAGACACTATCCTGAAGGCCGTGGATGAGCTGGAAGAACTCACCCGCCCCTTCGCCGAACGCGTAATGAACATCAGCATCAGCCAAGCCATGGCGGGCAAGAAGATTGAATAA